One genomic region from Diabrotica undecimpunctata isolate CICGRU unplaced genomic scaffold, icDiaUnde3 ctg00000592.1, whole genome shotgun sequence encodes:
- the LOC140431181 gene encoding uncharacterized protein, giving the protein MCKVIWDTLHPLYLKSPSTKQDWLHIVNGFETRWNFPHCLRALDGKHITIQASAKSGSLFFNYKKQFSIVLLAACDSQCRFTMVDIGAYGSGSDGGIFNKSIFGTNFEQHQFNIPDAAVLDEISNIEIPYFLVADKAFPLRQYITRPYGGKI; this is encoded by the coding sequence ATGTGCAAAGTAATTTGGGATACCCTCCATCCTTTATATTTGAAATCTCCATCTACCAAGCAGGATTGGCTTCACATTGTAAATGGTTTCGAAACAAGATGGAACTTTCCTCATTGTTTAAGAGCCTTGGATGGGAAACACATCACCATTCAAGCATCTGCTAAAAGTGGATCATTGTTCTTTAATTATAAGAAGCAATTTAGTATTGTTCTTTTAGCAGCCTGTGACAGCCAATGTAGATTTACAATGGTAGATATTGGAGCTTATGGATCCGGAAGTGATGGAGGAATATTTAATAAAAGCATATTTGGAACAAACTTTGAGCAACATCAGTTCAATATTCCCGATGCTGCGGTTTTGGATGAAATATCTAACATTGAAATTCCTTATTTCCTTGTTGCTGATAAAGCCTTCCCACTAAGACAATATATTACGAGGCCATATGGAGGAAAAATTTAA